In the Methanosphaera stadtmanae DSM 3091 genome, TATAGTATGGATATTGCAACACTGAATATTGCCAGATGATAATACTCCTTCTTCAAATGTCCCCAAGCCATTAAAATTACAAGTAAACATATTGTAAGAAGAAGACCTATTTGTATCTGATTATTACCATAATACTGTAGAGTATATGCTCCAATAATTGCAATAAGCGGTAATAGACAGATAAATAGGAACTGGTTTGATGTTATCAAATCCATACTTAACTTAGAACTACTTTCATGAGAATAATCCCTATCTTTAAAATAGGAAATTACAAGTAAACCCATATTATACAGTGTAAATGTAACAAGTAACGGTATATTCTCAATAGGATGAGTAATTCCAAGTAGTGGATAAATCTGATTCATAAACAAGCCAACAAGAAGTACTGATATAACACTCAAACCCACACTAAGAAGTGTTGTAAATGTATTTCCAAGATCATGTAGTTTCAAAATCCTTAATATTATAATACCTGGAATAAATCCAAGATATAACAATGTAACAATATCTCCAAATATTGGAATATGTTTATTTATGGAAACTATACCAACAATCCACATTAAAACTTGAATAGTAACAACTACTAATAGAAATTCCCTAAATTTCCAATCATTTAATGTAAATATATTTCTAAAATTCATAGTACCTATTCCTAAATTAAAAGTTTATCATACTCATTTATTAAACTATCTATCATAACCTTCATAGAATCAACTGGTAATGATTTTCCAGCATTATTTTCTAAATCTACCAGTAATTCTCTATTATTAATTATCTTTTCTAATTTTTCTTTTAAATCATAAATATTTCCAGGCTCAAAAAGATAACCATTAACGCCATCCTTTATTAACTCTGGAATTCCTCCAATATTACTTCCAATAACTGGTGTATAATTACTAAAACTTTCATATATTACAAGAGGAGAATTATCATAACAAATAGATGGTATAATAATCACATTGGATAATTCATAGAAATGTTGTATCTTACTATTATCTACAAATCCATGAAATACTATTCTCTCATCACTTTCAGCTAATTTTCTAAATTCTTCTTCATCATAACCCTTTCCTATGATGTGTAATTTAATATCTCTATTTTCAATACTTTTAAATGCTTCAATAAGTGTTTGTACTCCCTTATGTTTTCCAAGAGTTCCAATATATGTTATATCAATTGTATCATAACTTTTTCTTGTTTTATTAGTGTTACATTCAATAGCTAATGGTATTTTAACAGAAGACGTATTTCTAAAGAAATTATTTTCTTTAAACTTATTAATCATGAAATTTGATGGAGAAATAAGTAAATCCACATGGTTATCAAGTAATTTTCTTTGAATATTCACATAACTATTACAACAAAAATTTCTTTTCTTGCATAAAGTGTTGTTTCCCCTAATT is a window encoding:
- a CDS encoding glycosyltransferase family 4 protein, with product MKICYITNLYPPHVLGGAEIVVKKIATQMAKKHTVIIITTSPDNNPHTIKQDSIIIYQLNTTKLYPVYKQTEASGVKKPLWHLFDLWNNDTYNKIRQILIDEDIDIVHINNFKGLSLSCFKAGSDLNIPIVFESHDFSLICPRANLIRGNNTLCKKRNFCCNSYVNIQRKLLDNHVDLLISPSNFMINKFKENNFFRNTSSVKIPLAIECNTNKTRKSYDTIDITYIGTLGKHKGVQTLIEAFKSIENRDIKLHIIGKGYDEEEFRKLAESDERIVFHGFVDNSKIQHFYELSNVIIIPSICYDNSPLVIYESFSNYTPVIGSNIGGIPELIKDGVNGYLFEPGNIYDLKEKLEKIINNRELLVDLENNAGKSLPVDSMKVMIDSLINEYDKLLI